A window of the Lactobacillus gasseri ATCC 33323 = JCM 1131 genome harbors these coding sequences:
- a CDS encoding MFS transporter yields the protein MHKNIYYSWASNFYRLFIGQGLATIISETVNYSLLFYLTSISKSATILSISEIISLLPIALFALFAGVMADRVSKKKILIFSDTISLIVTLLLFLQAINSHNNLTIDLILISNLLRSTTISIQNPTIQSAVPELVPDDKLLKINGQYSSLQALNQFFPPILGGILYGLLPVDYILLLSGLANVIGICAVIITCFPRNEVNNANQRGFHLLFELKQGLHSIIQVTGLNRVIIYKAFSVAIIVPSTALYPLMISEHFHGSLKFDAPLVEVSIALGMTLSGLCMGNLNNLSYRLIPAGIGVLGIGLSLFISGILPGNHYGFIIFIIINFIAGLCIPLIDAPVQTLLQDKVEHKNLGKVISFYLMMIGLARPAGLSLSSVISKFMSTAEIFIGSGILLILMLLVALFDRKLRSI from the coding sequence ATGCACAAAAATATATATTATTCATGGGCTAGTAACTTTTATCGATTATTTATTGGCCAAGGGCTAGCTACTATTATTTCAGAAACTGTCAATTATAGTTTGCTTTTTTATCTTACCTCAATTTCGAAATCAGCCACTATTTTATCTATTTCTGAAATAATTTCTTTATTACCAATCGCATTATTTGCTCTCTTCGCTGGCGTAATGGCAGATAGAGTTAGTAAGAAAAAGATACTTATTTTTTCTGATACAATCAGCCTTATTGTTACTCTTTTACTATTTTTGCAGGCAATCAATAGCCACAATAATCTAACGATTGATCTAATTCTGATTTCAAATTTACTTAGATCAACTACTATTAGTATTCAGAATCCGACTATTCAATCTGCTGTACCTGAACTTGTACCTGATGATAAGCTTTTAAAAATAAATGGACAATATAGTTCGCTTCAAGCACTTAATCAATTCTTTCCGCCGATTTTAGGTGGAATATTATATGGATTGCTGCCAGTAGACTATATTCTTTTACTATCAGGACTTGCAAACGTAATAGGTATTTGTGCCGTAATAATTACATGCTTTCCGAGGAATGAAGTTAATAATGCAAATCAACGAGGCTTTCACCTTCTGTTCGAATTAAAACAAGGTCTTCATAGTATTATTCAAGTTACTGGCCTGAATAGGGTGATTATTTACAAGGCTTTTTCCGTAGCTATTATTGTGCCATCAACTGCTTTATATCCACTTATGATTAGTGAACATTTTCATGGATCTTTAAAATTTGATGCGCCGTTAGTGGAAGTTTCAATTGCATTAGGTATGACATTAAGTGGTCTGTGTATGGGAAATTTAAATAATTTATCATATCGACTTATACCTGCAGGTATTGGAGTGCTAGGAATCGGATTAAGTTTGTTTATTTCTGGTATACTTCCCGGCAATCATTATGGTTTTATAATCTTTATTATTATTAATTTTATTGCTGGGTTATGTATTCCTTTGATTGATGCACCTGTTCAAACATTGCTTCAAGATAAGGTTGAACATAAAAACTTAGGAAAGGTAATTAGTTTTTATTTAATGATGATCGGATTGGCCAGACCTGCGGGTCTAAGTTTAAGTAGTGTGATAAGTAAATTTATGTCTACTGCTGAGATTTTTATTGGATCAGGAATACTACTTATTTTGATGCTTTTAGTTGCTTTATTTGATAGGAAGCTTAGAAGTATTTAA
- a CDS encoding sulfite exporter TauE/SafE family protein, with protein sequence MNNIKENIVLAFFVGLFLGAISIFLAIGGGPLNVSLFVIIFHFTMKQSSVYSIATVFFSQITKIISIVASAQYHMFDMKMIPMLIIASIIGGYIGTVWNQKISSAKLENLYTVFMIAITAITCFNVIHFI encoded by the coding sequence ATGAATAATATAAAGGAAAATATTGTTTTAGCTTTCTTTGTAGGTTTATTTTTAGGAGCCATTTCGATCTTTCTGGCTATTGGTGGTGGACCACTTAATGTGTCTCTATTCGTAATAATTTTTCACTTCACAATGAAGCAATCTTCGGTTTATTCAATTGCAACGGTCTTTTTCTCACAAATTACCAAAATCATTTCGATTGTTGCTAGTGCACAATATCATATGTTTGATATGAAAATGATTCCTATGTTGATCATTGCTTCAATTATTGGCGGTTATATTGGTACAGTTTGGAACCAGAAAATTTCATCAGCAAAATTGGAAAATCTTTATACAGTTTTCATGATTGCTATTACAGCAATTACTTGCTTTAATGTAATTCATTTTATATAA
- a CDS encoding FAD-dependent oxidoreductase has protein sequence MDKCKIVIVGASHGGHESAIELLDKYNDVDVTVYEAGDFISFMSCGMQLYLENKVTAEDDVRNFAPEDVEKKGGHVYANHEVTAIHPENKTVTVKDLTNNSEEEVQYDRLILSSGVTPKVLPVPGNDLKNIYLMRGRDWASKLMSAVNDPAIKNVAIVGAGYIGTEASEVFAKAGKHVTLMDMIDRPLGTYLNSELLDVLEPTFKKNMDLKMGVKIEGFNGNGKVESVKTDQGDVPADLVVVSAGVMPNTDWLKGVVDLDQRGWIKTDPYLRTNVKDVYAIGDAILPLSIPAGKPMPIALATTTRREAQYVVDHIFEDKPDRAFKGVIGASALSVFDYHFATAGLNQFSAAKNKLDYQTSFYEDNMRPAYVPEADNPKVYVSLTFNPYTHQILGGAVLSKYDITAQGNVLALAISHKMRLEDLAEQDFFFQPGFDRQWSLLNLAAQHALGMARF, from the coding sequence ATGGATAAATGTAAAATTGTAATTGTTGGTGCTTCACATGGTGGTCATGAATCAGCAATTGAGCTGTTAGATAAATATAATGATGTAGATGTAACTGTTTATGAAGCTGGCGACTTTATTTCATTTATGTCCTGTGGGATGCAGCTGTATTTAGAAAATAAAGTTACAGCAGAAGATGACGTTAGAAACTTTGCCCCAGAAGATGTTGAAAAGAAGGGCGGTCATGTTTATGCCAACCATGAAGTAACTGCTATTCATCCTGAAAATAAGACTGTTACAGTTAAGGACTTAACTAATAATTCTGAAGAAGAAGTCCAATATGATAGGTTGATTCTTTCTTCAGGCGTAACTCCTAAAGTTTTACCTGTGCCAGGTAATGATCTCAAGAATATCTATTTGATGCGTGGACGTGACTGGGCTTCTAAGTTGATGAGTGCTGTTAACGATCCAGCAATTAAAAATGTTGCTATTGTTGGTGCTGGTTATATCGGTACTGAAGCTAGCGAAGTATTTGCTAAAGCTGGCAAGCATGTAACCTTAATGGATATGATTGATCGCCCATTAGGAACCTATCTTAATTCTGAATTACTCGATGTTTTGGAACCTACCTTTAAGAAAAATATGGACTTGAAGATGGGTGTCAAAATTGAAGGCTTTAATGGTAATGGAAAAGTTGAAAGTGTTAAAACTGATCAAGGTGATGTCCCAGCTGATCTAGTTGTTGTTTCAGCAGGTGTAATGCCTAACACTGACTGGCTAAAGGGCGTAGTTGATTTAGATCAAAGAGGTTGGATTAAGACTGATCCATACTTGAGAACTAATGTGAAGGACGTTTACGCCATTGGAGATGCAATTCTGCCGCTTTCGATTCCAGCTGGTAAGCCAATGCCAATTGCCTTAGCCACTACTACTAGAAGAGAAGCTCAATATGTGGTCGATCATATCTTCGAGGATAAGCCAGACCGTGCCTTCAAAGGTGTTATTGGTGCCTCAGCATTAAGTGTATTTGACTATCATTTTGCTACAGCTGGATTAAATCAATTCTCAGCTGCTAAGAACAAGCTTGATTACCAAACTAGTTTCTATGAAGATAACATGCGCCCAGCTTATGTTCCAGAAGCAGATAATCCTAAGGTATATGTCAGCTTAACCTTTAATCCATACACTCACCAAATTCTAGGTGGTGCAGTACTTTCTAAGTATGATATTACTGCTCAAGGCAATGTTTTGGCTTTAGCAATTAGTCATAAGATGCGTTTGGAAGACTTAGCTGAACAAGACTTCTTCTTCCAACCAGGATTTGATCGTCAATGGAGTTTGCTTAACTTAGCTGCACAACATGCCTTAGGTATGGCAAGATTCTAA
- a CDS encoding riboflavin biosynthesis protein RibA, translated as MEKDQYYMNLALQEAKKGRFQTLVGAVIFKELKIKEINLLTNNPDKIDQLNDYGIKINKRIPLEIAPNDVDRFYLQTKKKRFHHLLELKEAE; from the coding sequence ATGGAAAAAGACCAATATTATATGAATTTAGCTTTACAAGAAGCTAAAAAAGGACGCTTCCAAACTTTGGTTGGTGCTGTGATTTTCAAAGAATTGAAGATCAAAGAAATCAATTTGCTAACTAATAATCCTGATAAAATTGACCAATTAAACGATTACGGTATTAAGATTAATAAACGTATTCCATTAGAAATTGCACCTAATGATGTTGATCGTTTTTACCTACAAACTAAGAAAAAGAGATTTCATCATTTATTAGAACTCAAGGAGGCTGAATAA
- a CDS encoding helix-turn-helix transcriptional regulator, translated as MKKSERLNQELLYLTDKKIFHLKELEEKFAISERTALRDITDLEQLGLAFYSETGRSGGYHITNSKLLLPIRFNTQEINAIFFALQAIKNLSETPYSNEYQKIQTKLLKNLPQKLQNQISLQKEFVHYISQPSLNEVPFFTLLLKACLDNSVILARNFQFIKEEQKLQLLDIFYQAGNWFCHAYNLDLKRWFVLRLDKFETVKLLNTKQSVMNKEQLLDSFRQYEQEHYCIPYQCQLTKIGEQKVEYNSYPIMQIDHKHGKIYLNGKYNKEELHYLVDYLISLGSEVKVLKPKELKDSYLEKLNEIIQQY; from the coding sequence ATGAAAAAATCTGAACGACTTAATCAAGAACTACTATACTTAACCGATAAAAAGATTTTTCATTTAAAAGAACTAGAAGAAAAATTTGCAATTTCTGAGCGAACAGCTTTGCGAGATATTACCGATCTAGAGCAGTTAGGCTTAGCTTTTTATAGTGAAACTGGGCGTAGTGGTGGTTATCACATTACTAATAGTAAGTTACTATTGCCCATCCGTTTTAATACGCAAGAGATCAACGCTATCTTTTTCGCTTTACAGGCAATAAAAAATCTTAGTGAAACGCCATACAGTAATGAATATCAAAAGATTCAGACTAAATTACTAAAGAATCTACCTCAAAAATTACAAAACCAAATTAGTCTTCAAAAAGAATTTGTTCACTATATTAGTCAGCCAAGCTTGAATGAAGTACCTTTTTTTACTTTGCTACTTAAAGCTTGTCTGGATAATAGCGTAATTTTAGCGCGAAATTTTCAGTTTATTAAAGAAGAACAGAAATTGCAGTTGCTTGATATATTCTACCAAGCAGGGAATTGGTTTTGTCATGCTTATAATTTGGATTTAAAACGTTGGTTTGTCTTGCGGCTTGATAAATTTGAAACAGTAAAGCTACTAAATACTAAACAATCGGTGATGAATAAAGAGCAATTACTTGATAGCTTCCGGCAATATGAACAGGAGCATTATTGCATCCCTTATCAATGTCAGTTAACCAAAATCGGTGAACAAAAAGTTGAGTATAATTCATACCCAATCATGCAAATTGACCATAAGCATGGAAAAATATATCTGAATGGTAAATATAACAAGGAAGAACTACATTATTTAGTCGACTATTTGATATCTCTGGGTTCTGAAGTAAAAGTATTAAAGCCAAAAGAATTAAAGGATAGCTATTTGGAAAAGTTAAATGAAATAATTCAGCAATATTAA